A window of Leeia aquatica genomic DNA:
CAGGGCGCCGGTGCGTAACAGTTGCACCCCGGGGTGCTGAGCCTTGACCTCTCGTTCAGCCTGCTGCAAACCCGTGATGACGGCCCGTTGCGTCGCCGCATCAAACGCCGCCCCTTGTGGCTCCAGCACCAGCAGCACGTAAGTCTGACCTGACTGCCGTGCGACCAGCACCCCTTGCTCTTGCTGCAGGCGGGTTTGCGCCAGTGGCAACTGCCCCAGCCAGCGCTGCAAGTAGCCGAAGGGGTCAAGTGAAGGGGGGGTCGGAATCCCATCCTGAAAAGGTGCCCCCAATCGACGCAGCAACTGGTGTTGTACGTCCGGTGTGGCCTGTTGTAGTTGTTGCCGATCAATCGCCGTCAGCAGACCCGGTGCATACGGCAGATAGGTATCCAGCAGTTGTTGGGCATTGAAGGTCGGGACCTCCAGCACCACTCGACGAAACGCCGGGCTGTGGCGCAGCACGCTCGCCAGCTGGTGCGCGGCGGCATGTGCTTGCGCCGCATCCTTCGCCCCTGCCAGCAGCAGGATGCGGTTGCCCAACTGCCCGTAGAGGGCATTGACCGCTTGCTCAGCGTGGCTGTTCTGCTCGGTCGCAGGCAGCAGGCGCAGCAAATCGGTTTCCAGCACACCGCCACGCAGGAAGGCACTCAACACCCAGGCGCCACACAAGCCCGCCAACGCCAGCCACCACCACGGTAACCACCGCCGCATCAAGGCTGTCCCAGCAGCGCACGTTCATCGCCAGTCAGCTGCTCCGCCTCGGTAACACCCTGAAATGTAATCACGGTTGCATCACCGCTGGTTTCCTCAATGCGGATGCGCTCAACATTACGCCCCCCCGTCATGTGCACCTGCTTCATGAATTGGGCTACAGGCCCCGGCTTGGGTTGCAATTGCATCTGCCAAGCGTCTATCTGACCATTGGCCTGCACCATGAACAGGTCTTGCAAGGATTGCGTCTGTGCACCCAACAGGCTCCGGAACACCTTGCTGACCTGGGCGATTGCAGGCACCTCTTTGCTGGTCCGGACCAGCCGCTTGCCTTGCTCATCAATTTCAATCACCCGGTCATCCTGCATGATGTAGCTGACCTTGATGGGTGACTCCAGGCTCCACAGTGCGCCCTTGCCCGCCACAAACACAAAGCGCCCCTTGCTGATCAGCGGCTTTTTGAATGCAGCCATCTGCTTCTCTTGCACAAAGGTAGCCCGTAACACCGGTTTCTTGTCCAAGCGCTGGCTGAAGCGGCTCGCCAATTCGTCAGCAAGCGGCAAAGCGGCGTACAGCGGCTGGCTTATCAGCAGCAGGGTGACGATCAGGAATCGCATAAGGCTTTGCCTCGCTCCAGCAAACAGGCGGGAGAAACGAACTGCATTTCCCCTGTTTTCAGACAGACGGCCACCTGGGTGGTGACCGCTTTGGTCAGGCGCGCACCCTGTTCGTCATGAATTTCATAGGACAGTTTGAGCCGGTTTTCGTACTCCAGCAGTGTCGCCGTCACCGCCAGGCGCTGCCCATAGCGTGCAGGTCGCACATACTTCAGATTGCATTCGACCACGGGCCATGCAAAGCCTGAAGCCTTCATCTGCGGGTAGTCGTAATCCAGCTTGCGCAGCAAGGCACAGCGGGCGATCTCCAGATACTTGATGTAGTGCCCGTGCCAGACCACATCCATGGTATCAATATCATGGAAAGGGACGTCGACCCAGATGGTTTCATGCAGCGGCGTCATACAATGCCCATGTACGAGACTGAATCCAGGCCACCATGCGACGCAGGTCATGCTCCATCGGGCGGTCCTCATCCAGGAAGGCCACATGCTGCCGGATTTCCTGACAGAACGCAGCACAAGCTGCCGTCAACATCGGTTCGCTCTCGGCAAAGCGCAACTGGATACCCTGCGTCACAGCCAGCACCAGCGCAGCAGCCACCTGCTCGGTCAGCTCCAGCACCCGCAGGCAATCCCGTGCCGCGATGGTTCCCATGCTGACCTTGTCCTGGTTATGGCATTCGGTCGAACGAGAAAACACCGAGGCTGGCATGGTGAGCTTCAAGGCTTCCGCGGTCCAGGCAGAGGCGCCGATCTGGATGGCCTTGAAACCATGATTGATCGCAGCACTTGGGCCGCTGGCGCCAGACAGATTCTGCGGCAAGCCATGGTTATAACGGCTATCCACCAACAGCGCCAGTTGCCGGTCCATCAAGTCCGCAAGGTTGGCCACCGCCGTTTTCAGGCCATCCATGGCAAAGGCGATATGGCCGCCGTAGAAGTGCCCGCCATGCAACACCCATTCTTCATCACCATTGATGATGGGGTTGTCATTGGCACTGTTCAGCTCATTCTCGACATCGCGACGGATCCAGCCCAGCGCGTCACGGGCGACGCCGATGACATGCGGGGCGCAACGGATGGAGTAACGGTCTTGCAACCGGACTTGCTCCGCCTGAGACTGGGATGCCAGATCCTCCCAGATCCATTGGGCACATTCGATCTGCCCCCGGTGCGGTTTGACCGCAAACAGTCGTGGATCGAAGTGACCCGGGTTGCCTTGCATGGCGATGGAAGCCAGCGCCGTGATACGGCTGCACAGCCGTGTCAGATACTCTGCACGCTCCACGGCCAGACACGCCAGACCGGTCATCACAGCAGTACCGTTCATGATGGCCAGCCCTTCCTTCGGTGCCAGCTTGAGCGGTGCCCAGTTCAGCGACTGCAAGACCGGCAACGCATCACAGATCTCACCCCGGAACCGAACCTGTCGCTCCCCTACCAGCGTCGCCGCCACGTAAGACAAGGGCGTCAGGTCGCCACTGGCCCCCACCGAGCCTTCCGCCGGAATCAAAGGCAACACATCCTCAGCCAGCAATTGCTGTAACCGCTCCAGTAACGCCCAGCGCACGCCGGAGTAGCCTTGCGCCAAAGACACCAGCCGAGCCACCAGCACCGCGCGCGTCCACTCCGGAGACAAGTACTCCCCCAAACCACAACCGTGGTAACGGGTCAGATGCAAGGGCAGCTCAGCCACCAGCTCAGGCGGTACAGTCACAGTGCAGGAGTCGCCGTAACCCGTCGTCACACCATACACTGTGCCACCATCCGCCAGCAGGGCTTCCAGATACGCGGCCCCCGCCCGGATCTGCCGCTGAAATTCAGCATCGTCAGACAGGCAAAGCCCACGTGCCCCACGCGCCACAGCCGCCACTTCAGCAATGGTCATACGTTGTCCGCCTACCGTCACCGGGCTCGCTTGAGTACCGCCGGGTAGCGTTGTGAAGTGTTCAGTTTTCATCGGTTTGACTCAGCCACTTTGTCTTTATTGCTTCCGGTTCCGTGCCCAGAAGTCGAAAAAATTGAACCATTGTAATGGTGCTTGCTGGCAATACCAGGCCAGACGGTCAGCGTATTGCTGTACGTACCGGGAAATGGCTTGCTGTCGCTCGCCACGCGGCAACACCAGTTGCTCAGCAAATGCCTCGAACTCGACCTGATAACCGGTGTCGGTTTTCAGGCAGAAGAACAGGTAGACCGGACACTCCAGCAGTGCGCCCAGGATAAAAGGTCCCTGCGGAAACAATGCCTCGTGCCCGAGGAACTGGGCGGGCACCACTCGGCCATTGTCCGCCGGTGGAGTACGATCCCCCACGATCACCAGCAGTTCACCCTGGTCTACTTTGTCGCGCAGACGAATGGCGGTATCCGGCCCCATATCGCTAATCTGCAGCAAGTTGACCTGAAATTGCGGGTTCACACTGGACAAGGCACCATTGAAGCGCTGGGCATGCTCGGTGTACACCACCGCATTGACACGCGCAATGCCATTCAGATTGGCCAAGGCACGCAACATTTCCAAATTACCCAGGTGCGCACCCAGCAAGACCGCACCCTTGCCACTGGCCAGCAAGGTTTCAAACGCGGGCTGCTGCGGAAAACGGATGGCGCGGTGTGCCACCCGCCCGGTCCAGGCCGCCAGTTTGTCCAGCCCCGACTCGGCAAA
This region includes:
- a CDS encoding HAL/PAL/TAL family ammonia-lyase, giving the protein MTIAEVAAVARGARGLCLSDDAEFQRQIRAGAAYLEALLADGGTVYGVTTGYGDSCTVTVPPELVAELPLHLTRYHGCGLGEYLSPEWTRAVLVARLVSLAQGYSGVRWALLERLQQLLAEDVLPLIPAEGSVGASGDLTPLSYVAATLVGERQVRFRGEICDALPVLQSLNWAPLKLAPKEGLAIMNGTAVMTGLACLAVERAEYLTRLCSRITALASIAMQGNPGHFDPRLFAVKPHRGQIECAQWIWEDLASQSQAEQVRLQDRYSIRCAPHVIGVARDALGWIRRDVENELNSANDNPIINGDEEWVLHGGHFYGGHIAFAMDGLKTAVANLADLMDRQLALLVDSRYNHGLPQNLSGASGPSAAINHGFKAIQIGASAWTAEALKLTMPASVFSRSTECHNQDKVSMGTIAARDCLRVLELTEQVAAALVLAVTQGIQLRFAESEPMLTAACAAFCQEIRQHVAFLDEDRPMEHDLRRMVAWIQSRTWALYDAAA
- a CDS encoding LolA family protein is translated as MRFLIVTLLLISQPLYAALPLADELASRFSQRLDKKPVLRATFVQEKQMAAFKKPLISKGRFVFVAGKGALWSLESPIKVSYIMQDDRVIEIDEQGKRLVRTSKEVPAIAQVSKVFRSLLGAQTQSLQDLFMVQANGQIDAWQMQLQPKPGPVAQFMKQVHMTGGRNVERIRIEETSGDATVITFQGVTEAEQLTGDERALLGQP
- a CDS encoding acyl-CoA thioesterase, translated to MTPLHETIWVDVPFHDIDTMDVVWHGHYIKYLEIARCALLRKLDYDYPQMKASGFAWPVVECNLKYVRPARYGQRLAVTATLLEYENRLKLSYEIHDEQGARLTKAVTTQVAVCLKTGEMQFVSPACLLERGKALCDS